One Nitrospira sp. DNA window includes the following coding sequences:
- a CDS encoding cytochrome b/b6-like protein, which produces MAQKLYDWFDARLKLQPLGRTLLDEPIPGGASWIYVFGSATLFLFCLQATTGMFLALYYVPSPDSAYDTVQFIQHDVTFGWFVRGLHHWGASAVMVAIGLHLLQVYLYGAYKRPHELMWMVGVGLLLLMLTFGFTGYLLPWDQNAYWATQVGTNMVASVPLVGDVLVRLLRGGETLGALTLSRFFALHTLFLPALIVGGILLHLFILRRVGPAGPWNVEEARQRSETFYPRQVYMDAVVMLGVFLVLVALAGTIEFPLADRADPADHTFTPVPEWYFLFFYQLLKYMSGPLEPLATWVLPMLFVIGLLLLPFLGRNQDRQPRSRPVAVLAGAFFLMIMFTLLGISIRDLRAMPKLDPSVARGKALFAQNHCLACHTLHGEGGKVGPDLSYVGDRRPDREWHIRHLRDPASVSPGSIMPKFPLSDREINDLAGYLLTLKGASAPPAATTSEMDYVARQSAPVACRSLVCVEQNHWKGYL; this is translated from the coding sequence ATGGCGCAGAAACTCTATGACTGGTTCGATGCCCGGCTGAAGCTGCAGCCGCTCGGCCGCACGTTGCTGGATGAACCGATTCCCGGCGGCGCCAGCTGGATCTATGTGTTCGGGTCCGCCACCCTCTTCCTGTTCTGCTTGCAAGCCACGACGGGCATGTTCCTCGCGCTCTACTACGTCCCCTCGCCGGACTCCGCCTATGACACCGTGCAGTTCATCCAGCATGACGTCACGTTCGGGTGGTTTGTCCGGGGGCTGCACCATTGGGGCGCGTCGGCCGTGATGGTGGCCATCGGGCTGCATCTTCTCCAGGTCTATCTCTACGGCGCCTATAAGCGGCCGCACGAACTCATGTGGATGGTCGGCGTCGGCCTGTTGCTGTTGATGCTGACCTTCGGCTTCACCGGTTACCTGTTGCCGTGGGATCAGAATGCCTATTGGGCGACCCAGGTCGGGACCAACATGGTCGCTTCGGTACCCCTGGTCGGGGATGTGCTGGTGAGACTGTTGCGCGGCGGAGAGACATTGGGCGCCTTGACGCTGTCGCGCTTCTTCGCGCTCCATACCTTGTTTTTACCGGCCTTGATCGTCGGTGGGATCCTGCTGCACCTGTTCATTCTCCGACGGGTCGGTCCGGCAGGTCCGTGGAACGTAGAGGAAGCGCGGCAGAGGAGCGAGACGTTTTATCCCCGCCAGGTCTACATGGATGCGGTCGTGATGTTGGGCGTCTTCCTGGTCCTGGTCGCGCTGGCCGGGACGATCGAGTTTCCCCTGGCCGACCGTGCTGATCCGGCCGATCACACCTTTACGCCGGTTCCGGAGTGGTACTTTCTCTTCTTCTATCAATTGCTGAAATACATGTCCGGACCGTTGGAACCATTGGCCACCTGGGTCCTGCCGATGCTCTTCGTCATCGGCCTGTTGTTGCTGCCCTTCTTGGGGCGGAACCAGGATCGGCAGCCGCGGTCCCGTCCGGTGGCGGTGCTGGCCGGCGCCTTCTTTCTGATGATCATGTTCACGTTGCTTGGGATTTCGATCCGGGATCTCCGGGCCATGCCGAAACTCGACCCCTCGGTTGCGCGCGGGAAAGCGCTCTTCGCTCAGAATCACTGTCTGGCCTGCCACACGTTGCATGGGGAAGGGGGAAAGGTGGGGCCGGACCTCTCCTACGTTGGAGACCGGAGACCGGATCGTGAGTGGCACATTCGCCACCTCCGGGACCCCGCCTCCGTTTCGCCTGGGTCCATCATGCCGAAATTTCCCCTCTCCGACCGCGAGATCAACGACTTGGCCGGCTATCTCTTGACATTGAAGGGAGCGTCCGCCCCTCCGGCCGCAACAACGTCGGAAATGGACTACGTCGCCCGGCAGTCGGCCCCTGTCGCCTGCCGGAGCCTGGTCTGCGTCGAGCAGAATCATTGGAAAGGATACCTATGA
- a CDS encoding Ubiquinol-cytochrome C reductase iron-sulfur subunit translates to MTSQGTQHDEVPVLSTPVGPRRRFFAWVTTAAMGVIGIGLAIPLIGYVVGPALKRRESLWNEIGPIDRLRAGEPEEVEFVNSVKDGWRRATVKKVVWAIKQSSGTVVVFSPICPHLGCGYRWDGDDKKFKCPCHGSVYDVTGKVLAGPAPRPLDVLPSKVEQGRLWVKYQQYKSGLDHPVEL, encoded by the coding sequence ATGACGTCGCAAGGGACACAGCACGACGAGGTTCCGGTCCTTTCCACACCGGTCGGACCTCGCCGGCGGTTCTTCGCCTGGGTCACCACGGCGGCCATGGGCGTCATCGGAATCGGCTTGGCGATCCCCCTCATCGGGTACGTGGTGGGTCCGGCCCTGAAGCGGCGCGAATCTCTTTGGAACGAGATCGGCCCGATCGACCGTCTCCGTGCCGGTGAGCCCGAGGAGGTGGAGTTCGTGAATAGCGTCAAGGACGGCTGGCGCCGGGCGACCGTGAAGAAGGTTGTCTGGGCGATCAAGCAATCGTCAGGCACCGTCGTGGTCTTCTCCCCGATCTGTCCCCACTTGGGGTGCGGCTACCGATGGGACGGCGACGACAAGAAATTCAAGTGCCCCTGTCACGGCAGCGTCTATGACGTGACGGGGAAGGTGCTGGCGGGACCGGCTCCGCGGCCGCTGGACGTCTTGCCCTCCAAGGTGGAGCAGGGCCGACTCTGGGTCAAGTACCAGCAATATAAATCAGGCTTGGACCATCCGGTCGAACTGTGA
- a CDS encoding Soluble pyridine nucleotide transhydrogenase encodes MDAGYDFDLLCIGSGPAGQRAAIQAAKLGKRAAVVEKRPSVGGVCLEMGTIPSKTFREAVWSLSQGTGGFRRVSAFRSDVERGRRPLAEELLHRVGMVGRRESQVIEQQLCRNEVQLIRGEASFVDPHTVFVASGEGRRTVTAGNIVIAVGTYPASPPGVPADGDLILTSDDLVRLQRLPKKLLVVGGGIIGIEYASMFAALQIEVILVDKRDRLLEFLDRESVDELMHQMRNQRVTFRLGEAVERLEITTGTPRQAVVRLESGKTIAADQILFSVGRIGATDRLNLDAVGLKPDDRGRLTVDRQFRTTVPHIFAVGDVIGYPSLASTSFLQGRLAASYAFDVDPGPMVEHLPIGIYAMPEVSAIGPPEHELTQKKVPYETGIARYGEIARGQILGDDSGFLKLLFHREDQRLLGVHAVGTGATELIHIGQAVMELGGGLPYFLRNVFNYPTLAECYKVAALNAFNKLAG; translated from the coding sequence ATGGACGCAGGGTATGACTTTGATCTGTTGTGTATCGGCAGCGGTCCGGCCGGTCAGCGTGCCGCGATTCAGGCGGCCAAACTCGGAAAACGGGCGGCCGTCGTGGAGAAGCGCCCCTCGGTGGGAGGCGTCTGTCTGGAGATGGGCACGATCCCGAGCAAGACGTTTCGCGAAGCGGTCTGGTCCCTCTCGCAGGGGACCGGCGGGTTCAGACGCGTCTCGGCGTTCCGTTCCGATGTGGAGAGGGGGCGCCGCCCTCTCGCGGAAGAACTCCTTCACCGTGTGGGGATGGTCGGCCGTCGAGAATCGCAGGTGATCGAACAGCAGCTGTGCCGGAATGAGGTCCAGCTGATCCGCGGCGAGGCCTCGTTCGTCGATCCGCATACCGTGTTTGTGGCCTCCGGCGAGGGCCGGCGCACCGTGACGGCCGGCAACATCGTGATCGCCGTGGGCACCTATCCGGCCTCGCCTCCCGGCGTGCCGGCGGACGGAGACCTCATCCTCACGAGCGATGATCTCGTGCGGTTGCAGCGGTTGCCGAAGAAACTCCTCGTCGTGGGCGGAGGTATCATCGGGATCGAATATGCGTCGATGTTCGCCGCGCTCCAGATCGAGGTGATCCTGGTGGACAAGCGCGACCGGCTCCTGGAATTTTTGGATCGGGAGAGTGTCGACGAACTCATGCACCAGATGAGAAACCAACGGGTCACGTTCCGCTTGGGAGAAGCCGTCGAACGGTTGGAAATCACGACCGGCACTCCTCGGCAAGCGGTCGTGCGTCTGGAATCGGGGAAAACGATCGCCGCCGATCAAATCCTCTTTTCGGTCGGGCGGATCGGAGCCACGGATCGGCTCAATCTCGACGCGGTGGGACTCAAGCCCGATGATCGGGGACGGTTGACGGTGGACCGGCAGTTCAGAACGACGGTGCCGCATATTTTTGCGGTCGGCGACGTCATCGGGTACCCGAGCCTGGCCTCGACCTCGTTCTTGCAGGGCCGGCTGGCCGCCAGTTACGCCTTCGATGTGGATCCGGGGCCGATGGTCGAACACCTGCCGATCGGGATCTACGCCATGCCCGAGGTCTCGGCGATCGGCCCGCCCGAACATGAGTTGACGCAGAAGAAAGTTCCCTATGAAACCGGCATCGCGCGTTACGGCGAAATCGCCCGAGGACAGATCCTCGGGGATGACAGCGGCTTTCTCAAGTTGCTCTTCCACCGTGAAGACCAGCGGCTGCTGGGCGTCCATGCCGTGGGGACCGGCGCAACGGAACTGATCCATATCGGCCAGGCCGTCATGGAGTTGGGGGGCGGACTCCCGTACTTCTTGCGGAACGTATTCAATTACCCGACGTTGGCGGAGTGCTACAAGGTCGCGGCGCTGAACGCGTTCAACAAGTTGGCCGGGTGA
- a CDS encoding Transketolase — protein sequence MTTQRIDEQCINTIRTLSMDAVQRANSGHPGTAMALAPVVYCLWQHFLRFDPQDPIWPNRDRFVLSIGHASMLLYSLLHLCGVKAVNPQYETVGSPSVTLEDIKKFRQLDSKCPGHPEYRWTSGVETTTGPLGQGAATSVGMAMAARWMGAHFNRPGFQMIDYDVYALCGDGCMMEGVTGEAASLAGHLKLSNLCWLYDNNHITIEGNTNLAFSEDVAARFFAYGWNVTRVADANDLLLLDQALTTFQNNQDRPTLIIVDSHIAYGAPHKQDSSAAHGEPLGEEEIKAAKRYYGWPEEAQFLVPAGVPEHFRHLMGTRGGMAREQWMARFATYREAYPELADALSRMQRRELPDEWERDLPAFPTDSKGLAGRDASAKVLNAVAGRVPWLIGGSADLAPSTKTRLTEKGAGDFAPADYGGRNLHFGIREHAMAAILNGLALSKVRAFGSGFLIFSDYAKPAIRLSAIMELPVIHVFTHDSIGVGEDGPTHQPIEQLASLRAIPGLLVIRPADANEVVEAWRVIMRLHHEPAALILSRQALPTLDRTRYAPASGLERGAYILAEAPGGEPEVLLLATGSEVALCLAAYERLLAEGIRARVVSMPSWELFERQSRAYREQVLPPRVTARISVEQAATTGWDRYVGAAGTSIGMNTFGASAPLKALQKKFGFTLDHVMAAVKARLATGR from the coding sequence ATGACAACCCAACGGATCGACGAGCAATGTATCAACACCATCCGGACCCTGTCGATGGATGCGGTCCAACGGGCGAATTCCGGCCATCCCGGCACGGCGATGGCCCTGGCGCCGGTGGTGTATTGTCTGTGGCAGCATTTTTTACGGTTCGATCCCCAAGACCCCATCTGGCCCAATCGCGATCGGTTCGTGCTCTCGATCGGGCATGCCTCCATGTTGCTCTATTCGCTGCTGCATCTCTGCGGCGTGAAGGCCGTCAACCCCCAGTACGAAACGGTGGGCTCGCCGTCGGTCACGTTGGAGGACATTAAGAAGTTTCGGCAGCTGGACAGCAAGTGCCCGGGCCATCCGGAATATCGATGGACCTCCGGCGTGGAAACGACGACCGGCCCGTTGGGCCAAGGCGCCGCGACGAGTGTGGGCATGGCCATGGCCGCGCGGTGGATGGGCGCGCACTTCAATCGCCCCGGGTTTCAAATGATCGACTACGACGTCTATGCCCTGTGCGGCGACGGCTGCATGATGGAGGGAGTGACGGGCGAGGCCGCGTCGTTGGCGGGGCATCTCAAGCTGTCCAATCTCTGCTGGCTCTACGACAACAACCACATCACGATCGAAGGCAACACGAACCTGGCGTTCAGCGAGGATGTGGCCGCCCGCTTCTTCGCCTATGGATGGAATGTGACCAGGGTCGCCGATGCCAACGACCTGCTGCTGCTCGATCAGGCCTTGACGACGTTTCAGAACAATCAGGATCGGCCGACCTTGATCATCGTCGACAGCCATATCGCCTATGGGGCGCCTCATAAACAGGACAGCAGCGCGGCGCACGGAGAGCCGTTGGGCGAAGAGGAAATCAAGGCGGCGAAACGCTACTACGGGTGGCCGGAGGAGGCGCAATTTCTCGTGCCGGCCGGCGTGCCGGAACATTTCCGGCACCTCATGGGGACGCGCGGCGGAATGGCGCGGGAGCAGTGGATGGCGCGATTCGCCACCTATAGGGAAGCCTATCCGGAATTGGCGGACGCGCTTTCTCGGATGCAGCGTCGCGAGTTGCCGGACGAGTGGGAACGAGATCTGCCGGCCTTTCCCACGGATTCGAAGGGGCTGGCAGGACGGGATGCCTCTGCCAAGGTGTTGAATGCCGTGGCGGGCCGAGTGCCGTGGCTCATCGGGGGCTCGGCCGACCTCGCTCCTTCCACCAAGACCAGGCTCACCGAGAAGGGCGCCGGCGATTTCGCTCCCGCGGACTACGGCGGACGCAACCTGCACTTCGGAATTCGAGAACATGCCATGGCGGCGATCCTGAACGGCCTGGCCCTGTCGAAGGTGCGGGCCTTCGGGTCGGGGTTTTTGATCTTCAGCGACTACGCAAAACCGGCGATCAGGCTGAGTGCGATCATGGAATTGCCCGTCATCCATGTCTTCACGCATGACTCGATCGGAGTGGGGGAAGACGGACCCACCCATCAACCCATCGAGCAACTGGCCTCGCTCCGGGCGATCCCGGGCCTGCTCGTCATCCGGCCAGCCGACGCCAATGAGGTGGTGGAGGCCTGGAGGGTGATCATGCGGCTCCATCATGAGCCGGCTGCCCTGATCCTGAGCCGGCAGGCGCTCCCGACGCTGGATCGAACGAGATATGCACCGGCATCTGGCTTGGAACGGGGCGCCTATATCCTGGCGGAGGCGCCGGGTGGAGAGCCGGAGGTCCTGTTGTTGGCGACGGGAAGCGAAGTGGCGCTCTGCCTCGCCGCCTATGAGCGGCTCCTCGCGGAAGGCATCCGAGCCCGTGTGGTGAGCATGCCGTCCTGGGAACTCTTCGAGCGGCAGAGCCGGGCCTATCGTGAGCAGGTGCTTCCTCCGCGCGTGACCGCTCGCATTTCCGTCGAGCAGGCCGCGACGACGGGCTGGGATCGCTATGTCGGGGCGGCCGGAACGAGCATCGGCATGAACACATTCGGCGCCTCGGCGCCCTTGAAAGCATTGCAGAAGAAGTTCGGGTTTACCCTGGATCACGTCATGGCGGCGGTCAAGGCACGATTGGCAACCGGCCGGTAA